aggtatgtggtcaagaatatcgtgatatctgattttgtCCCCATCGCACAGCCCTAATCCTTACTGTtaacagcttggatggttccccgtttccccctcctgaggtggcgaatgGTTTTCCAGCAGCACCTTGATGCCGACCGAAGGCCCCCTcgcatttcttcttcttcaaactTCTCCCActcccgctgctttgcctcttttacggcagaggctgcagccttTTCGGGGCCGTCgataccctgcaactgcctctggAGTCCTATGGGACAACATATCCTGGAATGACTTCTTCAGCCGGACGGCTTCCATGACCACCGTTGGTCCATCAAGCTGTTCGAGGGTTTCCGCCCCTTGAGTCACCTAAGAGACCACAGCTCCCCACCgtagcttcagcaatggaagcTTGGAACATTGCCCACTCGGGTTTAAAGACCCCCAACCTCCACGAGGATGCCCGAAAAGCTCCTGctggaggtgtgagttgaaagtctgtcagacaggggcctcctccagacgttcccagtTCACCCACACTACCTTTtagggcttaccaggtctgtccagagtttTCCCCctcaactcaccaccagatggtgatcggttgacagctgcGCTCCTcacttcacccgagtgtccaaaacatgcggcctcagatcagatgataCAATTACAAAATTGACCTTCGGCCTTGGGGGCTCCGGTACCAGGCACATTTATGAGCAGCGTCGAGACATGCATTTTCAGAATGGAATTGTACGAGCTTTCGGCTCAAAAGTCTGCAAAGAGGCGAGGGTTTAGCATTGAATGATGGTCTTTGGGGATCTGAGGTAAAGCAGAGGAAGCTATTATAAACCTGCTTTTTAAATTAACCGCAatggttgtttgtttgtgtttcagctTTACCTTCAGATGTCCAGAAAGTGATTGTTGGTGAAGAACATCTGCAGGTGTGGAGCTCCAGTCTGGACCAGGTGAACACAAagcccccacacattaaagaggaacacgTGGAACTCCAGATCattcaggagggagagcagcttcaagggctggaggaggctgatagcACCAAGTTCCCAGTCACTcttgtccctgtgaagagtgaagatgacgAAGACaactcacagcttcatcaaagacaaactgAAAAGATGAAAACGGAAGCAGCCATGAACTCAGATCCAGATACACATTTACCACTAGATACTGATGACAAGACTGGAGACtgttctgaacctgagactgatgacagtgctgattggaaggagaccagagaacctcagtcaggtttaaactctctgaataaTGATGCAGTCCCTGTTTCGAGTTGTAGTTCTGGtgagaaaccatttagctgctctgagtgtgggaaaatATTTTGCAACAATAGAAATCTGAAGAGACACATACGATCTcatacaggagagaaaccatttagctgctcaatatgtaagaaatcttttacacggAGTGGAAGTTTACAGAAACACATAAGAagccacacaggagagagaccatttagctgctctgtctgtaagaaagcttttacaCGGAGTGAAGGcttacagaaacacatgatgATACACACCGGAGAAAAAGGATTAAGCTGCTCGTTCTGTAAGAAAAGTTTTATACAAAGTGGAAATTTACAggcacacatgagaatccacaaaGGAGAGAAGCCATTCAGCTGCTCAGTGTGTAGAAAAGCTTTTACAGTGAATGGAAATTTAAAGAAACACATGAGgatacacacaggagagaaaccgtacagctgctcagtctgtaataaAGCTTTTACACAGAATGGAAGTTTACAggcacacatgagaatccacaaaGGAGAGAGACCATTCAGCTGCTCCTTCTGTAGGAAAACTTTTGTAAAGAATGGAAATTTACAGAACCACATGGTACTCCACGCAGGAAATAAACCATTGAGCTGtgaggagtgtagctccagtctGGAAGGAGAGTAGAGAACCTCTATCAGTCCGGTTTAAAcactaaaagaaaaagaatgaattCTCTAAAAGTCTAATGAGATGTAATACTCTGTAGGTCCTTAAAGcttaactctcgccaaaatgcaacctagggtctctttgtgaatgtacccgagtcaaacttatGTTTAAACGCATAATTAGGAGGGAAACGCTACTTTTAAGGCCCTTTttaaatggccttttgaatgggagtggtaGGGACctgaggtgtgaatcttcactgaacTCCCCATTCGATTAAGATTATCAGgtcttcgattcgatatctcgatgcgtcaaataaattttttctattaaagccatataggatatttgacttgacaaACTTGCATTGTCAAGTGCAATGCCCAAGCTGCAATACGTAACTTTAGACTGGAATGATGAAGTGTTTTGGTTCAATTCTATAAGGTAGCTACCACAAAGGTTGACCTATTTTGGATTAGTGATATACCACCCTACTTTTAACCAGCAAATCTATTGTGCTGTATTGGAATAACTGTCCCCAGACAACTCTTT
The genomic region above belongs to Perca fluviatilis chromosome 24, GENO_Pfluv_1.0, whole genome shotgun sequence and contains:
- the LOC120554235 gene encoding gastrula zinc finger protein XlCGF8.2DB-like isoform X4, with protein sequence MNSERKLSAGQRRALPSDVQKVIVGEEHLQVWSSSLDQVNTKPPHIKEEHVELQIIQEGEQLQGLEEADSTKFPVTLVPVKSEDDEDNSQLHQRQTEKMKTEAAMNSDPDTHLPLDTDDKTGDCSEPETDDSADWKETREPQSGLNSLNNDAVPVSSCSSGEKPFSCSECGKIFCNNRNLKRHIRSHTGEKPFSCSICKKSFTRSGSLQKHIRSHTGERPFSCSVCKKAFTRSEGLQKHMMIHTGEKGLSCSFCKKSFIQSGNLQAHMRIHKGEKPFSCSVCRKAFTVNGNLKKHMRIHTGEKPYSCSVCNKAFTQNGSLQAHMRIHKGERPFSCSFCRKTFVKNGNLQNHMVLHAGNKPLSCEECSSSLEGE
- the LOC120554235 gene encoding gastrula zinc finger protein XlCGF8.2DB-like isoform X3; protein product: MNSERKLSAGQRRGGRRLQCSILFSLPSDVQKVIVGEEHLQVWSSSLDQVNTKPPHIKEEHVELQIIQEGEQLQGLEEADSTKFPVTLVPVKSEDDEDNSQLHQRQTEKMKTEAAMNSDPDTHLPLDTDDKTGDCSEPETDDSADWKETREPQSGLNSLNNDAVPVSSCSSGEKPFSCSECGKIFCNNRNLKRHIRSHTGEKPFSCSICKKSFTRSGSLQKHIRSHTGERPFSCSVCKKAFTRSEGLQKHMMIHTGEKGLSCSFCKKSFIQSGNLQAHMRIHKGEKPFSCSVCRKAFTVNGNLKKHMRIHTGEKPYSCSVCNKAFTQNGSLQAHMRIHKGERPFSCSFCRKTFVKNGNLQNHMVLHAGNKPLSCEECSSSLEGE